Sequence from the Priestia megaterium genome:
TTTTAGCAGTTGAGCTATTTCGTTAAAATCTTTTTTTACAGCAGGATCACTGCTTCCTCTGCCGACCAACAATACCATCGAATCTTCATGCTTATCCACATTGGTTTCATTGATTCTCTCTACCAAGATATCAACAATTCGTTCGTCCACGCCGAACGGTTCTCCGTACAGCACTTCTACCTGTGGATAACGTTCATACACTTTTTGTATTTCTTCGGGTATATCATGCTTTGCATGCGCAGCTGTTAATAACAGAAGAGGCACAATTGCAATACGAGTAGCCCCTTGTTCAATACATGCTTCAAATCCTTGTTCAATAGTAGGGGAAGCTAGTTCTAGGAAACAAACTTCTTGAATGGGTACATCTAGATTATTTTTACATCTTTCAATAAAAGCAACTGCCTGATCAGCGCCTTCTTTTACGCGGCTGCCATGGCAAACATATAAAACTGCATCCATATAATCAACCTCTTTAGTAAGCTTCTTGTGCATACGAATAGTAATGCTGTCCAGTCTTCTCAAACCAATTTAATCGGTCATGAAAATTTACAACTTCACCAACGATAATCATACTTGGATTTTCAATTTGT
This genomic interval carries:
- a CDS encoding sirohydrochlorin chelatase; amino-acid sequence: MDAVLYVCHGSRVKEGADQAVAFIERCKNNLDVPIQEVCFLELASPTIEQGFEACIEQGATRIAIVPLLLLTAAHAKHDIPEEIQKVYERYPQVEVLYGEPFGVDERIVDILVERINETNVDKHEDSMVLLVGRGSSDPAVKKDFNEIAQLLKGKGAFKEVSTCYLAAAAPNLKEGLHLAKRTSYKQVFVLPYLLFTGILMNEIKKELKQLSTDAQQFILANYLGYHDGLAHILSHQVKTLLSSKGNQYDVYRYA